A part of Aspergillus flavus chromosome 1, complete sequence genomic DNA contains:
- a CDS encoding uncharacterized protein (expressed protein), translating to MLSASGISIGFRKCFVVPSTRRSTHVGFGLGIRRRFPRTHPGIVLFSGEASSNGTWPAEDDYLARIIEVLGQFPLHSIEKGNRATHLFDKHGRLSWPRLIFDNPSILAQAPYAMYESNRTVMQ from the coding sequence ATGCTATCAGCATCGGGCATATCGATAGGTTTCAGGAAATGTTTTGTCGTGCCATCAACAAGACGTTCAACGCATGTGGGCTTTGGGTTAGGAATCCGGAGAAGATTTCCTAGAACACATCCGGGAATAGTTCTTTTCTCTGGGGAGGCATCATCAAATGGAACGTGGCCAGCTGAAGATGACTACCTAGCAAGGATTATTGAAGTCCTTGGCCAATTTCCGCTCCATTCCATAGAAAAAGGGAACCGCGCAACACACTTGTTTGATAAGCACGGTAGGCTCTCATGGCCTCGGTTGATATTCGATAATCCTTCTATCCTTGCACAAGCTCCATATGCGATGTATGAGTCAAATCGCACTGTGATGCAATGA
- a CDS encoding dihydrofolate reductase family protein, which translates to MPLRAFKTRVFIATSLDGYIARENHDVTWLTSPPKNTHHLPPTSPRRVDTVEQHVSRVDCMIMGRRTYDFCISLPEWPYAKKRTFVLSRSMAPGVYVAKGIEVEVIRSLDEAKDVFERERLGCVYVDGGEVVTEFLRRGWVDEMVVTTAPVLLGDGIRLFGGLEGDVRFTLVGVDAIEEGMVSVHYTAVNAKDG; encoded by the coding sequence ATGCCCCTCAGGGCATTCAAAACACGTGTCTTCATAGCTACAAGCCTAGACGGCTACATTGCGCGCGAAAACCACGACGTCACATGGCTCACATCACCACCCAAAAACACCCATCACCTTCCTCCTACATCACCCAGAAGAGTGGACACAGTTGAGCAACACGTTTCTCGCGTAGACTGCATGATAATGGGTCGCAGAACTTACGACTTTTGCATTTCTCTGCCCGAGTGGCCATATGCCAAGAAACGAACTTTTGTTCTTAGTAGGAGTATGGCACCGGGAGTTTACGTGGCTAAAGGCATTGAAGTGGAGGTTATAAGGTCGTTGGATGAGGCAAAAGATGTGTTTGAGAGGGAAAGGTTAGGTTGTGTGTATGTTGATGGGGGGGAGGTTGTGACTGAGTTTTTGAGAAGAGGTTGGGTTGATGAGATGGTTGTGACGACTGCGCCTGTGCTTTTGGGCGATGGCATTCGCTTGTTTGGAGGGTTGGAGGGGGATGTTAGGTTCACGCTTGTGGGGGTGGATGCTATTGAGGAGGGGATGGTTTCGGTTCATTATACTGCTGTAAATGCTAAGGATGGATAG